A single Actinomadura algeriensis DNA region contains:
- a CDS encoding HAD domain-containing protein, with amino-acid sequence MVSTPSAAPPIRPLLFLDVDGPLLPFGGGPRHKPPGTAPTAQLARLDPRVGPRLAALPCDLVWATTWEDEANAEIAPRLGLPPLPVVAWPGPSAEDERHDRWFGLCWKTRPLVAWANRRPFAWIDDEITDADRDWTSAHHPGRALLHHVPPDRGLTDHDFTILDHWLRAATATGCADQAEPVPGDDAR; translated from the coding sequence ATGGTCAGCACCCCGAGCGCGGCGCCGCCGATCCGGCCGCTGCTCTTCCTCGATGTCGACGGCCCCCTCCTGCCGTTCGGCGGCGGCCCGCGGCACAAGCCGCCGGGGACCGCGCCGACCGCGCAGCTGGCGCGGCTCGACCCGCGGGTCGGGCCTCGGCTGGCCGCGCTGCCGTGCGACCTGGTCTGGGCGACGACCTGGGAAGACGAGGCCAACGCCGAGATCGCGCCCCGGCTCGGGCTGCCGCCGCTCCCCGTCGTGGCCTGGCCCGGCCCCTCCGCCGAGGACGAACGCCACGACCGGTGGTTCGGGCTCTGCTGGAAGACCAGGCCCCTGGTGGCCTGGGCGAACCGGCGCCCCTTCGCCTGGATCGACGACGAGATCACCGACGCCGACCGCGACTGGACATCCGCTCACCACCCCGGCCGGGCCCTCCTCCACCACGTCCCGCCGGATCGAGGTCTCACCGACCACGACTTCACGATCCTCGATCACTGGCTACGGGCCGCCACTGCGACCGGGTGCGCCGACCAGGCCGAACCGGTTCCGGGGGACGACGCTCGCTGA
- a CDS encoding helix-turn-helix transcriptional regulator: MDRQDELGRFLRSRRARLRPEDVGLTAYGERRRVPGLRREELAQLAGVSVTHYTRLEQGRAHHVSAEIVDAIAGALRLTGEERAHLHRLARPARRDGVAAPPLVRPGLRHLLDSLVLTPAVVIGHHTEIVAWNPLINELTGGLDVLPRERRTMSHWLFFGDAARTRMGPTWEAHARRNVAFLRTALGRHPDDERLRGHVAVMRVQSEEFERLWQAHEVHEWVSGDVGELSLRHPDVGTLELSYERVLLPSDPGLSGLTLWTAPPGSPSHSALRRIAERLSAPAP, from the coding sequence ATGGACAGGCAGGACGAACTGGGGCGGTTCCTCAGGTCGCGCCGTGCGCGGCTGCGGCCCGAGGACGTCGGGCTCACCGCGTACGGGGAGCGGCGGCGGGTGCCGGGGCTGCGCCGGGAGGAGCTCGCGCAGCTCGCCGGCGTGAGCGTCACCCACTACACGCGGCTCGAACAGGGCCGCGCCCACCACGTGTCCGCCGAGATCGTCGACGCGATCGCCGGGGCGCTGCGGCTCACCGGCGAGGAGCGCGCCCACCTGCACCGGCTGGCCCGGCCCGCGCGGCGCGACGGCGTCGCCGCGCCGCCGCTCGTCCGTCCGGGGCTGCGGCACCTGCTGGACTCGCTGGTGCTGACGCCCGCCGTGGTGATCGGCCACCACACCGAGATCGTCGCCTGGAACCCGTTGATCAACGAGCTCACGGGCGGCCTGGACGTCCTGCCGCGGGAGCGGCGCACGATGTCGCACTGGCTGTTCTTCGGCGACGCCGCGCGCACCCGCATGGGGCCCACCTGGGAGGCGCACGCCCGCCGCAACGTGGCGTTCCTCCGCACCGCCCTCGGCCGGCACCCGGACGACGAGCGCCTCCGCGGCCACGTCGCGGTGATGCGCGTGCAGAGCGAGGAGTTCGAGCGCCTGTGGCAGGCGCACGAGGTGCACGAATGGGTCAGCGGCGACGTCGGCGAGCTCAGCCTCCGGCACCCGGACGTCGGCACGCTGGAGCTGAGCTACGAACGCGTGCTGCTGCCGAGCGACCCGGGCCTCAGCGGCCTGACCCTGTGGACGGCGCCGCCCGGCTCCCCGTCCCACTCCGCCCTGCGCCGGATCGCCGAACGCCTGTCGGCCCCCGCCCCCTGA
- a CDS encoding TetR family transcriptional regulator, whose translation MTDPPLTARGAATYQRILDAATREFAERGIAGARIERIVAAARTNKAQLYAYFGNKEKLFDTIFSGSLERIMNVVPIDAADLADWAVRLYDEYLRRPDLIRLATWARLERRPAGHLVDEHDRVDDRKLRAIADAQAAGHVRPGDPFDVMALVIAMSMAWSPVSNVYAATAREPREVHERRRTLLRESVRRAVAPD comes from the coding sequence ATGACCGACCCGCCCCTGACCGCCCGCGGCGCCGCCACCTACCAGCGCATCCTCGACGCGGCCACCCGGGAGTTCGCCGAGCGCGGAATCGCCGGAGCCCGCATCGAACGGATCGTGGCCGCCGCACGCACGAACAAGGCGCAGCTCTACGCCTACTTCGGCAACAAGGAGAAGCTCTTCGACACGATCTTCTCCGGCTCGCTGGAGCGGATCATGAACGTCGTGCCGATCGACGCCGCCGACCTCGCGGACTGGGCCGTCCGCCTCTACGACGAGTACCTGCGCCGCCCCGACCTGATCCGGCTGGCCACCTGGGCCCGTCTGGAGCGCCGCCCGGCGGGCCACCTCGTCGACGAGCACGACCGCGTGGACGACCGCAAGCTGCGCGCCATCGCCGACGCCCAGGCCGCCGGCCACGTGCGTCCGGGAGACCCGTTCGACGTGATGGCCCTGGTCATCGCCATGTCCATGGCCTGGTCCCCGGTCAGCAACGTCTACGCGGCGACCGCCCGGGAGCCCCGGGAAGTCCATGAGCGACGCCGCACCCTGCTCCGCGAGAGCGTCCGGCGCGCCGTCGCACCGGACTGA